The genomic region TACAGTATCCTGCCTGGTTTTTCTCAACCCACAGGCTCATCTGCAACCACCTTTACCAAAGGGGATAGAAGTTCTGTGTCCACATCAAGGTCTATTGAACCTTTTACCACTTCTGTTGGTGATGACCAAAAAACTTTTCCTCCTGGATCCACCTTGAATACAATAATCTCACCTGTGTCTACAGCTACATCTTCTTTCCACTCTTCCTACAGCACAGAAAAGACCAGTCCTGGTTTCCCATCAAGCCCTAGTGAGCTCACTCACCCAAGTCTATTGTCTGAAGTAACCACACTGATTGTCACAGAGGAGTCAATTGTGTATACCAGTGTTTCTGATTTGTCCAAATCTACTGTTTCCTCTGAATCTTCTTTTACCAAATTTGAAGGAAGTTCTGTATCCTCTTCAGGTTCTGGCCACCTTTCTACCACCACAGGTATCTCACAACATACATCCTTAAGTCTAAGTGATGGGTCTACTGTCTATACAGGCACCCCTGATTTGTCCATACCTACAGTGATTTTGGACACGACTCTTTCCAAAGAGAGCACAAGTTCTGCTTCTACTTCAAGTTCAGGTGAAAGTTTTCCCTCTACAGGTGGATATCAAGAAACACCCACATCCTTTACCGTGGAATCAGCTGTCTCCACAATCCTCTCAGATTCATCAAATCCAACAGTTCCACATGATGCCTTCTATACTACTCATAATGCAAGTCCTTCTTCCTCATCTGGTCCTGGTGAATTAATTTCCACTACTCTGGTCTCTGGGCAAACATGCACATCCCTTCCTGAAGCATCCACTGTCCCCACAACCATATCTGATTTGTCTCATTCCACTGATTCGGTGGTTACCTCCTCCACCACTGTCaagcaaagttttatttcttcaccaAGCTCTGCTGAATCATCCGCTACCACCTTGGTCTCTGGACAAACAGCCACAGTTTTCATGGGAAAGCCAACTGTCTACACCGTTTCTGATTTGTCTGGTTCTACAGTTTCTGTTGATACCTCCTCTACCATCCCTATTGGGGGTCCTGCACCCTCATCAAGTTCTAGCTTGTTGCCTTCCACTACCATCACAACCATCACTGAGGAATCCAGTGTCTTCACCACTACCACTTATTCCTCCAACACAACTGATTCATCTGATGCCCCCCAAACCACTGAAGATCTTAGTCCATTATCTTCATCAAGCCCCATCCATTCCTCTTCACCCCTAGCCACCTCTGGACAAATGCCCACCACCTTGGATGAGAATTCCACTTTCTTCATCACCCATAGTGTTTCTGCCAAACCAACGATTTCTACTTCCATCCCCTCTGCCACGGACAGCCCTAGTCCTGCATCCCCATCAGCTCTAACTTTCACCTCTACAACTAGACTTATATCCAGACCAACAACTACCACCTTCAGTGGAGGATCTACTATCTTTCAAAGCAGCACAGGGATACCAAACGCAACAATATCATCTAACAGCTCCCAAACCCTAGTCCCTGGTGCTTCTTCTTCAGCCTCAGCTATCCCTGGCTTCTCCTCCAGGCCAGTCCCTGACTCTTCTTCAGCCCTTACAACTTCTTCTggtttttctcctcctctgtcctccacTCCACCTGGCTCTACCCATGCTCCAGTTCCTGGGTTCACTACCTCTTCAACCCTCCATCCCCTGttcactaacacacacacaactgtgaGGACGACCCAGTCTTCAGCTATGACACCAAGTAAGTCTTTTCGTATGTCGCTCTGTGTGCCTCTCCTATCCATCTTCTCTCATCAACTAATCAGCTTTGATTTGACCTCTTTGTGGTCTTGTTCCACCCTTCCATTGCCTTCTAGTTGTCAATGAATATCATCCACAGGAAtggttattgttttttcttttcttttctcttttgtttgtagggcttttgctttcttcactcatcccctttcatcttttgtttccttcttcctcattgtccctccttcttcccctcccccttgggCCTGAGGTGGTGGCAGAGGGTCCCATCCTCCTCTTTCAGTGTAATGCCTGAATGATGGGTACTGGAATGGGAGCCAGTATTTTTGTCCCTTGGGCTTCCACGGTGACTGATGTGAATTCTACCCCTTCGCAGGGCAGTGTCAGAATGGGACCATATGGAATGGAGAAGAGTGTGTCTGTGTCCAAGGCTTCTTTGGTTACCAGTGCAAGTCCCTTATGGACTCCTTCCTCCTAGGTAATGAACTTTTCTGAGACCTGCAGATTGTCCCTATACTCCTTAACCACTTAAATAGGAAGGCAACGCTGGAAGGATTATCTGCTACCACTACCTCATTGTGCAGGTGGATGAGAAAATATGACATTTACCTAGACCCAAATGCTTAGGTAGAACATAGACCTTCTGACTCCTTCTTCAGGGCTCTTTTCACTAGCTCCTCTGCCCCTTGGATCAAGATGTTTTTAACCCAGACCTTTCTGGAGCCCTCCGCTTAGCTCTCTCTGGGTCATGATCCTGACCACTAACTCCTCATGGTGTTCAGAGACAAGGGGCAAAAGTTTCAGTGACTCCTACTTGCCTCCTAGATTTCCATCCACCCTCCTACCCACTTTCTCTACCTCCATGAGACCAGCAGGTAGAGAATTAACCAATCCCAGAAGACATTATTGGGAGGTTGTTATCTCATGCATAATATGGCTATTCCCACAGAAATCCCGGAAAAAGTCAATGACACTTTAGGTGTGACAGTGAAAGTGACTAATAGGAATTTCACAAAAGACCTGAATAACATATCCTTCCCGGTATACTGGAACTTCACTCAACTATTCAAGAATCAAGTAAGAGAAGGAAAATCCCAGTTTCCTCAATGTGGATGTCCAATGTCATTGAGGATACAGGGGCTCATTCTGACTGACTTTGGAGTTTCTCAGCCCATGGATCCCTTCAGTCTTCCCAAGTCCTGGGTGGGGGATCCTCTGAGAGCCCCCTTCCTTGAGTACCACCTCAACCACATCCTGGGGGAGGGAGCATCCCTATACCtatacttttccttccttcttttctatgagCTAATTCCATGGgttccctggggggagggggccctggggctgCCTCTGAGACAGGGAACAGGGGCTGTTGCATGCTCCAAGCCTGTATGAGCTCAGCTACCTCATTTATTTCAGATGGATAAAGCTTACATGGGCAAAGACTTTCCCCAGTACAGAGGTGTGATCATTAGGAGACTGTTGTATGTGGGGGGGGTCAGACTTATAGACTATGGGAagccccctctctctgctctcttgtCTTCTCCCATCTTGAATGAGTATCAGTACCTAGCTGGATCAGAAGGGCACCCAGCCCACAGGCAATACCAGAAGGTTCTgagccattcatttattcattcatttatccttcatccattcaacaaGCTTGTACTGAAAGCCTACCTACCCTGTGCTAGGTGCAGGGAACACAGTGGTCCTGTTTTCATGGAGCAAAGAGTGGCAGAACACAGCAAAATGGCTGTGCAATATGGTTAGAGTTAATGGTAAGAGACACACAGGGTGCAATGGGAGAGGTTGTGTGCAAGCTGGGTGAGGTGGAGGAAAATCTTTCTGGAAGAAATGACAGCCAAGCTGAGGCTAGAATCAGGAGGAGGAacaagccaggaggagggaaTTGATGATGAGGAGCCTAaaggtgagagagaggagggtagATTCCAGGAACATAAAGAACAGTTGGCAGCTTGAAATCATGGTGGGAGAGGAGGTGGAAAGATGACCCGTaccaagttacttaatctttaaGCATCAGTAGTTTTGGCCCACGTGGGAAGGTATCTGATTTGCACTTCAGACACCTCAGTCTGGCTGCAGGACTGAGAATGGGTGGACAGGGGATGGAGATTATAGTGACCTGGACCAGAGAGGTGacaatgcagaagaaaaataGTCCAGTGTGAAAGGTCTTTAGGAAGCAAGACCAACGGATCATAGGGATTTGATGGGTGTttggagagaaggagggatgaCACCAGATTTCTGGGCCACTAGGGGTGTGGAGTGCCCTTTGCTGAGATGAGGAAGGTTAAGAAGGAGGGGGATGGGAAAGAAGATGATAAGTGGGCCGTGTGGAGTCTCAAGTGCCCAGGGCCCAGCCACACTGAATGGCTGAGTAATGGAGCGGCATGTGGTGGAACATGTAATAGAAAGTATCTGCAGCAGAGACATTGGAAGAAGGTTTCCCTGGATAGAAGTTGCTGGAAGCCCTGGGAGTAGAGCAGATGGCCTGGGGATGGTCACAGCACAGGGACTAACATTTCCTAGGAAAGAAGCATGGGAAGCACCAGCATCTAAGGGatagggaggagaagcagggtgGCAAGAAGTAGACAGAAGCGTGGGAAGGGAGCCTGGAGGGTGTCTTGTCCcagcagggaaagagagagatcttGTCAAGGGCCCATGGGGTTCCATGCCTCAGCATCCTctaccccaccctcaccccctgccAGTACCAGCGCTTATTTCCATCTCCATTTTGGCAGAAGGTTTTGTTAGTTTTTGTCCTCCTGTGTCCTGTTCCTGACTTCTCTGTCACAATGGCTGTGACTGGTGACAGACCTTGGCTTAAGGTCTCTCAGTGCCCCATTGGCCATCTAACAAGGAGCTTCTGGGTTGGAATCTTGTATTTCTAAAGCGACCTcaagtttcttcatttctaaaagcaTGCTTATttggttttcaaaatataatccaacagactttatttaaaatttttaatttaaaatattttttattgtggtaaaatacccATAACATAAAGTTTGCCATTAACCATCAAATGaatcattttaagtgtacagttcaatgacattaagtacattcacattgttgtgcaaccaccaccacagtccatctccagaactttttcatcttcccaaactgaaactctgtaccctttAAACAATAACTCTCAATTCCCCCTCAAACCACCTCGGGCAACCCCCATTCTAcgttctgtctctatgaactggATAACTCTAGACACTTCATATCAGGACTCACGTAAATACTCATACAGGATTTGTCctcttgtgactggcttatttcacttaacacaatgtccttaaggttcattCACATTGTAGTATGtgtaaaaattttcttcttttgtaagaTTAACATCGCATTGTactgtataccacattttgtctgtccgttcatccatcaatggacgcTTACTTAGTttgcttccaccttttagctattgtgaataatgctgctgtgaacatgggtgtacaaatatgtcttcaaatccctgctttcaattcttttggtcatatggtaattctatttttaattttttggggaactGCCTTACTGTTTTCCGCAGTGGTTGTGccatttgacattcccaccaacagtgccaaAGGGTTCCATCTCGCCACATCTTCACCCAAGAGCCTTCCATTTTTAGGAATGAATTTCACCCAATGGCATTTATTGTGATCACTGATATTTTGGAATCTTAGATCGTTTGACCCTGCAGCTTCCCTCCAAGATGTTAACTGTTGGAGGGAAGAGTCTTTAGTCTGTCCTGCCTCTGTGTCACACAGCTAATTGTCTGTCATCACCCCTCTTGCTTTGTGGGCCCCACTTTCTGGAAGGGTGGGAGACCCAGggtaactgatgaatcaccgagGCCTGGTTCTAGGAATGGCAGTGTTGTGGTGGAACATGATGTCGTTATGGAGGCAAACTACACTTCAGATTACCAGAAACTGTTTGAAAACCTCACTAAAATCATAAAGGTCAAGATTATGAATGAGACCAAAAGGCTATCTGGTGATTCTGAAGTGTGCAGAGGTAGGCCCACCCAAAACCCCTTGACAAAGGTGGGGAAAGGATGGAAGGGGTCCCATAGGGTGGTCtcagcctctccccaccctgcatCTCTCCTCTCTTCTGGAACTCCAGAGGCCTCCCTATAGGGATCCTGAAGCCAGGCCTGGGTGCCTTCCCCAGACTCTCCAGTGCCCCGAGCAGCTTTTCCCAGTCTCAGGCTCAGGTTGTCCCCAGCCCTAATGCCCCCATCTGAGCCTGCTTACAGGCCCAGCCGCATCTAGGGATGGGCCAAGACCCTAGTAGAGCAGAGGGCAGTGTTTATGTCTTGTTCTTTTCCACCATGCTTAGCAGCCTCCTCACCTCTGTGTTACGATGAGGAAGCCACTACTGTGAGCAAGACCGTGAAGCTGGGCTTTGACCTGCAGGGTAAGCAGCTCCATAGATTAGTGGGCGTGGCGGGGGGCAGAGTGTGGGCAGTAAAAATGGGGGCTGGGGGCGCTTTAACCAGGCTGATGCTTGCTGCCCACCCTTCACCCCCAGAGCAATGCACTCAGAAGGCCGCAAAGGACCATGCCCAGTTCTATTATGTGGATGAACTGGATGGGAAGCTGGCCTGTGTGACCAAGTGCACCTCGGGAACAAAGTTGCAACTGAACTGTCATGAGGGTGAATGTCAGCTGCAACGAAGAGGTCCCCGCTGCCTGTGAGTGTCCAGCCCCCCTAAGGCCAGTGCCTTAGCCAACTGGTGACAGACCTCGGACACGCACTGGCCCTCTCTGGTGGTAGGACTGCACTCTCCACCACAGTCatggagcaggggtgaggagggggaggcagagggggtcAGGCAGAGCTCACAAGGTGCCTCCTCTCCCATCATCCCTCTTTGTTCTACCTGGGTGTCCCTTCACCCCTCGCCCCCATCAGAGGGAGGAGTGGGTGCAGGTTACAGACGTGGACATCCTAAGACTTGAGCGAGCCCCTTCCCAAGAAAGTTCCGGTTACCAATTTCCAAATCTGTATCTATagatctctatctctctctttccttttccttttgctatCCTAGCCACAGTGCCATTATCACCTCTAGCTACAGCTGGGGCACTAAGTTCGGGAGAGCACAaattaaagcataaaatataaaattggtaACAGGCCAGTCAAGGTGCCAGCTAGAGATTAGATGGGTGGACATCAAGTGTCTGGGACGAGGCATCCAACACTCAGATTCTGAAGCCTGCTCTGTAGTAgggggccccccaccccctcactgccCCTTAAGTGCTGGGGAGCCTCTTAACCTGGATCCCTCCTAACCAGTGCCTGCCCCCTTGGAGGGAGAGCCAGTTTCCTGTGCTTTggcattcatctttttttcttttgggagaCTGGGTGTGAGGGATGCTAGTGGACTGGCCTGATCTTCCCTGTGTCCCCAGATGCCCGACCTTGGACACTCACTGGTACTGGGGAGAGACTTGTGCCTTGAGCACCAGCAAGAGCCTGGTGTACGGGAGTGTGGGGGCTGTGGGAGCAGTGCTGGTGGTCACGGTGGTGGTCCTCACCGTCTTCCTCTGCTGATCCCAGAGAAAACTGCATAGGTGAGCTTCTGGGGCCGGGCCCAGGGATGGGGGACCACAGTTGGAACATCCCAAGGCTCTGCTCCTTCCAGCTCAGCATTCGGAGGCCTGATGGCAACCCAGCCCCTCTCAGCTCTGGGTAACAGCAAAAAGCAGCCTGCTGATCTGATCTGATCTGTTTGGCAGAGAAATGCATCCAAAAACTTGGGTCCTGAAGTTGGATTCTGTAAAGACATTACCTGGTGTTAACCCTTTGGCTGCCACAGAGCCACACTGTTGCTCCAGGACACTGGGGGGTGAGCTGTCCAGCGTCACTctcccagctgtaaaatgggggaaaatctACCTGAGAAGGTTGAGGAGCAATGGGCACAGCACCTCTGACTATCAGAGGGAGTTGCTCCGGCCCTGGTCCGATGCTCCCATCTCATAGATAAGGGAAGGAGGCCCACtgagggaagggcaggcaggtCACGGTGacgttgttttgttttctgctacTGCCCTGGGAACAGGCCCCTCCTTGACCCAGGGCTTGGCCGTGACAGCCCTTTCCAGAAGCCAAGGGTCAGGGCCCTCTaggccccctcctccacctccctgcccccagctgttCACGGCGTTTCTGTTGGCAGGCAAGAATACAATTTGTCTGGAGAGTGGCATGGAGAAGATGTTCCTGGCAGCTTCCAGAACACAGGCATCTGGGAAGGTACTTCTCACCGGGGGCAAGCTCCTCTTTTCTCAGCTCCTCTCTATCACGCCCCTCTGCGTGTGGCCCACGCTCACCGTTTCCCTCCTCCATGCCAGACTGTACCACTGTCTGGAAGGTTCCCCTTGCTGGAGCTCTGCCTGTCCCAATCCCGCTCTGTTCCCAAGATCTGGTTCAAATACTGCCCCTCCTTAGAGCCTCCCATGTGTTCGGGCTCTTCTGATTCCCAGCTGGCGTGGAAAACCTCCATGTCACATCTGCTCTGATCTCTCGCTGAACAGAGATGAACGATCTCTGTCCCCCACCATCCCTCCTCCGGGGCAGGTCCTGCCCTACCAGTTCCTCCGGGCAAACACCATGGAGGGGCTACAGGCATGGCTGAGAGCCGGATCCTGCCCCCAGAGAGCAGCCCCTGTGAGAGCATCAGATGCACACACAGTTAGTGGGAGgacaggatcatgccctgagctccAGGGGCATAGAAGGATGCCCGACCCagccagggtggggtgggaaaagaaaagactGCAGAGGGGGACATCACCCGAGCCTGTCTGCAGGCTGGGGGAGTGCTGTGAGCTGGTGAGTAAGCCGCGTGCTTCCTGCTTCCAGAAACACTGATCCCAGTGAGGTCGTGGAGGTCTCTGTGGGCTGTGATGGGGGGGGACACACTGGAGGGGCTTTAAGAGAGGGAGGCCAGACATGCATTTTGAGCAGCTCACTCAGGTGGACTTGAGGGGGACCTCAAGTGGGGAGACCAAGGAGAAGGCTCTGCAGTCATGCAGGGGAAGGAGGATGCGGCTGAGTCGGGGTAGTGGGGATGGGAGGAGTGGACAGCCCCCAGGGAGCTGGGCGGGGCTTGTCCCTcacaggctggggaagggagaaggccCGGATGTGGGGGGGGCACTAcctggagggggcagaggcagcaggTGGAGGACACAGCTGAGTACGGGGAGGGGTCTCGGCCAGTGGGCAGCTGGGAGTCGTCAGAGAGCatggaggcaggggagagagcaGGATGAAGGGCAGAGTACCTGGGAAGACcttggaggaggcagagaagaaacGGTCATGGAGGCTGAGAAGGGAGGAACGTGCAGGACTCGGAAAATGCCTGCTGAAAACCCACCAGCTACAAGAGAAGATTCTGGGTATAGTTTCTGCTTGCCGCGGTTCCCATTGCTGGAGGGAGTGTGTGCTGGTGACCCCCGAGCAGTGCCTTCCTCCTGTTCCACCCTCACCCAGGTCAGCCCCAAGCATGCCCATGGCCATGACTTTTGACCCCGAGGCATGCGAGGGGCTGTGGTTCGCTCCTGTCCTCTCGTCACACTGGGCCAGTTCCCCGGGCACGCTCCAGAGCCACCTCATAGGATGGATGGGCAGTGGGAGATACTTTCGGGAAAATATGGGACTGACTCTTCAAACCTGTCCCTTTTACTAGAAAAGACCCCCGTCTGTgtctctccagcctcccccaggctCACTCAGCCTGGCCCCTCTTTCTGCAGGTGAGAATCTGAAGGAGGactcattcagccttaaaaacaTCTACAGCCACTTTTGGCCCTCCCTAGAGAATGTTGACCCTACCACAGAGGTGACTCGGAGCCCCTCCCCGGCTAGGAGCTGTTCCCTTCCCCTCAGCCCTGCCACCCACCGCCCCTTCCCGGAGCTGCCTGGGGAGGGTGGGCACCCTTGGTCTAGAGACAGCTAACTTCCGTGGGATATGGCCATTGCTGAAGGGCCCCCGTTGGcctcacctcctctctctgctccccccccaacCAGCTCCACATCCAGAGGCCCAGGGTGGTGACAACTGCTCAGTGAGCGAGGCAGGGGCTTCCGCCCCTCATCCAGATTTGGACAACAAGACAGCGGCAGACAGAGAGCCCACCACAGTGCtactcccccacctcccctgttAGTCAAAAGGAAACAGACGTCAGAGCCCAAGGTGGTCCTGCTCAGGCTGGTGGGCTTGGCCCAGCCCCTGCTGTGAACCCGCCTCTCCTCCATCGCCCTCTatccaggagccccagggctgccCAGACACCCCAACATCTTTGCTCCAGTGACTCACCACTCTGGAATTTGCCTCCCAATAAAAGAGCAAGGTTCAAAGTAGAGTAgtgaataacaataaaaaaaattaaaaaaaaaaaaaagaaagaaagaaatgctgaaGCTCTGGGTATAAGAGATCATCCAGGAAGGTCTCCACTCTGTAGACCAAAAATAAAAGGGCAGAGAGCAAAACCCTCAGGAGTATCTCCTTTTAGGACTCAGGAGGAATAGAAACCAATGGAAACAGAAGAAACAGGtggtgagggagagggga from Halichoerus grypus chromosome 6, mHalGry1.hap1.1, whole genome shotgun sequence harbors:
- the MUC12 gene encoding LOW QUALITY PROTEIN: mucin-12 (The sequence of the model RefSeq protein was modified relative to this genomic sequence to represent the inferred CDS: substituted 1 base at 1 genomic stop codon), giving the protein MTPRQCQNGTIWNGEECVCVQGFFGYQCKSLMDSFLLEIPEKVNDTLGVTVKVTNRNFTKDLNNISFPVYWNFTQLFKNQMDKAYMGKDFPQYRGVIIRRLLNGSVVVEHDVVMEANYTSDYQKLFENLTKIIKVKIMNETKRLSGDSEVCRASSPLCYDEEATTVSKTVKLGFDLQEQCTQKAAKDHAQFYYVDELDGKLACVTKCTSGTKLQLNCHEGECQLQRRGPRCLCPTLDTHWYWGETCALSTSKSLVYGSVGAVGAVLVVTVVVLTVFLCXSQRKLHRRQEYNLSGEWHGEDVPGSFQNTGIWEGENLKEDSFSLKNIYSHFWPSLENVDPTTELHIQRPRVVTTAQ